A region of Diospyros lotus cultivar Yz01 chromosome 3, ASM1463336v1, whole genome shotgun sequence DNA encodes the following proteins:
- the LOC127798365 gene encoding uncharacterized protein LOC127798365: MVQVQVKHSGGGEGEGEEVEFLYDCQSTSTVDDIASDLSQISNLQTKILRIFHQLQPRLSLHRRDSKVMTLIRALSESNSYASKDLVLRNKPLSLYVLRDHLKSIEREFSANYRTLGFPDSNLQQLLTDLELLQEDTVELLWAGKELHRGKQLCDYIGKNEKTKILLRLQPPSPHPAC, encoded by the exons ATGGTTCAAGTTCAGGTGAAGCACAGCGGCggcggcgagggcgagggcgaggagGTGGAATTCCTCTACGACTGCCAAAGCACTTCCACCGTCGACGACATCGCCAGTGACCTATCACAAATCTCCAATCTTCAGACCAAGATTCTGCGCATCTTCCACCAGCTCCAACCTCGTCTCTCTCTCCATCGCCGCGACTCCAAAG TTATGACTTTGATCAGAGCTTTATCAGAATCTAATTCTTATGCTTCCAAG GACCTGGTTCTACGTAATAAACCCTTGTCTCTTTATGTTCTGAGGGACCATCTGAAAAGCATAGAACGGGAATTCAGTGCCAACTATCGTACTTTGGGTTTTCCGGATTCCAACTTGCAGCAGCTATTAACAG ATTTGGAGCTGCTTCAGGAGGACACTGTCGAGCTACTTTGGGCAGGAAAAGAACTCCACAGGGGCAAACAACTTTGTGATTATATTggcaaaaatgagaaaacaaag ATTCTGCTAAGGCTGCAGCCACCCAGCCCACATCCTGCATGTTAG